AGAAAACGATTAGAGGAGTTCAAGGAAGTCTGGAAGCAGCCTGATAAGCAAATATTCAGCGAACTTTGTTTTTGCCTATGCACTCCGCAAGCAAAAGCAATTTATTGCGGCAGGGCTATTTCTTCTCTTGAGAAAAAAGAAGTTCTTTTCAAGGGCAATGCCAGTCAGATAAGAAAAGGTTTAAACGCTATTCGTTTTCCCAATAACAAGACTCGTTACATTATGGAAGCGCGTAAACTTTTTACCGTGAATGGTATTATTAGAATAAAAAACAAAATTGACGAAAATAATATTTTTGAAACTCGTCAGTGGTTTGTCCGCAATGTTAAAGGATTTGGCTTTAAGGAAGCCAGCCATTTCCTGAGAAATATCGGTTTTGGCGATGATTTTGCCATACTTGATGTGCATATATTAAGAAGTATGATGAGATACGGAATTATTGATAAACAACCCAAAACTATAACTAAAAATCAATATTTGTGTTTAGAAAACGAACTAAGGCAATTCTCACAAAAAGCGAATGTTCCTATGGACGAAATAGATCTATTGTTTTGGGCTTCTGAAACAGGTAAAATATTCAAATGAAGAGGAGAGTTAAATGAAGGGATCTCAATTAATAATGATATGGCTGCTTCCGATTATTGTGATCGGGGGATTATTCTATCCAATACTAGGTTATTTGGTCATTGCAATGATGACTTCTCTCTTACTGCTTTCATATTTCAAAAGAGGACG
The bacterium DNA segment above includes these coding regions:
- a CDS encoding N-glycosylase/DNA lyase produces the protein MKGLTPEVLNLVLDYEEKKSEIRKRLEEFKEVWKQPDKQIFSELCFCLCTPQAKAIYCGRAISSLEKKEVLFKGNASQIRKGLNAIRFPNNKTRYIMEARKLFTVNGIIRIKNKIDENNIFETRQWFVRNVKGFGFKEASHFLRNIGFGDDFAILDVHILRSMMRYGIIDKQPKTITKNQYLCLENELRQFSQKANVPMDEIDLLFWASETGKIFK